One genomic region from Sulfurovum riftiae encodes:
- a CDS encoding adenosylmethionine--8-amino-7-oxononanoate transaminase has protein sequence MDNNTMMQRDLEVIWHPCTQMKDHETLPLIPIKSGKGVYLYDFEGNSYIDAVSSWWVNLFGHANPFINARVKAQIDTLEHVLLAGFTHEPAVELAHRLVNLTPEKLKKVFYVDNGSSAVEAALKMSYHYHLNRGKKKALFLSLTNSYHGETLGALAVGDVSLYKETYEPLLIANQQVPVPKDQSIEAAREALKVLEEVLEEKAGEIAALILEPLIQGAGGMHMYHAEYLSGARALTEAYDVHLIADEIMTGFGRTGKMFACEHADISPDFMTLSKGLTGGYLPLSVVMTTDEVYSAFYCDYNEYKAFLHSHSYTGNPLACSAALATLEIFEKEDILAQNSQKALYIEKRLQRFMALPNVKGVRQQGMVTAIELQGYDAEERIGLKIYEYALTQGVLLRPLGNVIYFMPPYIISEEEIDKMMDVAYEGIRKLEIRN, from the coding sequence ATCGATAACAATACAATGATGCAGCGTGACCTTGAAGTGATCTGGCACCCCTGTACGCAGATGAAAGATCATGAGACACTGCCTTTGATCCCTATAAAATCCGGCAAAGGGGTATATCTCTACGATTTTGAGGGAAACAGCTATATCGATGCTGTGAGTTCATGGTGGGTCAACCTCTTCGGCCATGCCAACCCGTTTATCAATGCGCGTGTCAAAGCACAGATTGACACCCTTGAACATGTACTGCTGGCAGGCTTTACCCATGAACCGGCGGTAGAGCTTGCACACAGGCTTGTAAACCTTACCCCCGAAAAGTTGAAAAAGGTCTTCTATGTGGACAATGGTTCGAGTGCGGTGGAAGCGGCACTGAAGATGAGTTACCACTACCATCTCAACCGCGGAAAGAAAAAAGCCCTTTTTCTCTCTTTAACGAACTCCTATCATGGTGAGACCCTTGGTGCTTTGGCGGTAGGGGATGTGTCGCTTTACAAAGAGACCTACGAACCGCTGCTTATTGCCAATCAGCAGGTGCCTGTACCCAAAGACCAGAGTATCGAAGCGGCAAGGGAAGCCTTGAAGGTATTGGAGGAGGTGCTTGAAGAGAAAGCAGGTGAGATCGCCGCATTGATCCTCGAACCATTGATACAGGGTGCCGGTGGCATGCATATGTACCATGCCGAGTATCTATCCGGTGCCAGGGCATTGACTGAAGCGTACGACGTCCACCTCATTGCCGATGAGATCATGACAGGTTTCGGGCGTACGGGGAAGATGTTCGCCTGTGAGCATGCCGATATTTCTCCTGATTTCATGACACTCTCAAAAGGTCTGACCGGGGGATATCTTCCCCTTTCCGTCGTGATGACGACCGATGAGGTCTACAGTGCATTCTATTGTGACTACAATGAGTACAAGGCTTTTTTGCATTCGCACAGCTATACGGGCAATCCGCTTGCCTGTTCTGCCGCATTGGCGACACTGGAGATCTTCGAGAAGGAAGATATTTTGGCACAGAACAGCCAAAAGGCACTGTATATTGAAAAGAGACTGCAGCGGTTCATGGCACTTCCCAATGTCAAAGGGGTCAGACAGCAGGGGATGGTGACAGCGATTGAACTTCAGGGCTACGATGCCGAAGAACGTATCGGACTGAAGATCTACGAATATGCCTTGACACAGGGGGTATTGCTCCGCCCGCTGGGGAATGTGATCTATTTCATGCCGCCCTATATCATCAGTGAAGAGGAGATCGACAAAATGATGGATGTTGCCTATGAGGGGATCAGGAAATTAGAAATTAGAAATTAG